In the genome of Lathyrus oleraceus cultivar Zhongwan6 chromosome 4, CAAS_Psat_ZW6_1.0, whole genome shotgun sequence, the window tacttctgacttttcaaaaatagtgaaaaaatttgtctaaggtcctttgaccttgtttgacctaggataaatctcttggtcatttatttggtgttttgaagggatcttaggttttgaccaaattaaaatgtattttaattcatttttaaattattttttaattgattaaatgcttgaaaatattgttgagccatttttagggtcttgtgatgtttgactttctgtttgggctttgctcaaggttgatttgacttttgttagatCAAAGTGATGTTTAATCTCTTTCACGTCCACGTCCTTTACTATCACTGACTTACCTGAAAACACTATACTATTCCGAAATTTCTATATTGTCCAAATCACTGCATGCCATATCATAAAACAACACCCTACCAAGCTGATAAAGTATCTGAAAGAAAGGCAGAAGATCTCAAGATAAAACTACATACCATTTCAACCAACTAAAGATCATATATCATTATTATAGGAAGATCCTACGTCCAACATTGGCTAGACATAGAGCTTTGAAAGAGCTTATATAGAGTGTTATCCCTAATCTTACAAGTCAGTTTTGTAAGAATGAATTACATCAAACCCTAATATGATATCAAAGTCTATCAATCGAGCCATGAATTGTCCATCGTTAATATCCATTCACCAAGTCTAAAAAAATGTTGGACGTGAGAAGATATATTAGAAAAATCTTAAATCTCACATTAATTAAACATATAActtaaaaataatttatataaaGGGACATTTTTTACATTAAAATCGTTTTTGTAAATATGAATTAGACAATCTCCAATATAACAATTAAAAGGTGCTACCTCACCGGTTTAAAAATATTAGAGGACTTTAGAGGGGACGAAGGAGAACCAAACTAATTGTAATTGATACCTAAGTATTTGTTTAAAATATTATGTTAACGGATCGTCAAATACCTAATTGAGTAACACGTCACATGAAAGTATGATCGTGCACTCGTTTCTAAATCCATCTGTCCTCACaataaaaatatccaaaaaaaatggtcattttcattttctcttaGAATGTATCAATCACATATATATAGTCTTTTCCTAACATCAAATTATATGACCAATTTTCATTTTCATTCAGCTTCATTGATTCTTAATTCGCAAACAACAAGAATACAAGTAAAAACTTCATATGACTCCAATGGAGGAATCATGGACTAATTGGCTATGTGAAATGGTAAAGTAAAATCATATTCTACAATACAAATTTGTCTCCATATTAACATTAATAATATTATTCTCTTTATATGCTTAAAGTTTTCTATATTTTTCTAGGATCCAGATGATTACGGTTTCATCAACCAATCAAGCATAAATGCAGACACTGTTAGTAGTTTTGAGAGTAACTTAAAGAAGCCTTCAAAGTTACTCAAAACAGATTCTTCATCAACTTGTTCATACAATATTTCGTTTGAAAATGAAAATCCACCACCAATAAGAGTTGAACCAGCTTTGAAGCCAAAATCCAAAACTATGAACTCAAAGAATGAACGAAAACGTGTTAATATTCAAGAGAGCAACAAGAAGAACAGTTCATTTTCCAAATCTTCAACTCATCACATACCAGATCATATTATTGCTGAGAGAAAAAGAAGACAAAAGATTAGCCAACAGTTCATAGCTCTTTCAGCTCTTATTCCAAATCTAAAAAAGGTTCATTTTTGTTAATACACCCATTTGACTCAAATATTTAAATATTCATATGCATGGAACTAATAATTTTGTGGTTATTACAAATATGATTTAGTTTATATAGTCAATCAATTTTAATAGTTAGATCATTACAAATACTTAATTTTATTCATACTTGTGACGATTAAATTTTACTCCATCCATCTTATAAACAACTTTGAATTGTGTGTGgtttttaagaaaataatttattgttttgcttttataataaaataaatattttttaataaaacatCATTATTTTAGTTAATAAATAAGGAAAGTCAATAAATAATACTAATGTactaaaaataataataaatattttaaaagATAATTATTTTGACAAATtaaaaaatacaaatgaaatatTTTAATGGGATGGTGCAGTAGAGTctttttatattattttatctATTCAAATAATATTTATAATAAGAGTTTATAAAAATAGCCTATATAATTTTTTATAAGTTTTTCTAAAATTTTCTAAAATATTTATGACAAGAAATTAACATAAGTTGTATTATTTATGATGAGCTTATATTGATAATCACTTAAATTATAAGttatatataaaaattaaacTCACTCTAATAATGTACTACACGTGTAGATAGACAAGGCTTCTGTGTTATGTGATGCTATTAAGTATGTGAAGGATCTTAAGGAGCAAGTGAAACTGTTGGAGGaacaaaacaaaaagaaaagtGTTGAATCAATGGTGGATGAAGATATTCCACACACTTCCTCGTATAATGAAAAATCAAAAACAAATATGTTACTGCCAGAAGTTAAAACTAGGTTGTCGGGTAAGAATGTGGTGATTCGAATCCTCTATGAGAAAGATAAGACAGTGATGGTGAATGTGTATAGAGAGATAGAGAAACTTCATCTCTCAGTTATCAATGCAAGTTCATTTTCCTTTGGTTCCTCTCTTCTGGCCATAACCATCATTGCCAAGGTAcatttttaatttataaaaatattttgaaaatacaAAATATTTTGGTGGTACTATACCTCAACTTATGTGCTAATTAAGTTAGATAGTTAAGAAGTGTTAATTCATAGTAAGGATAATGTTTTTCTTATAATAAAATATAGGgcaatttattttaattattagttttttaataaaataattttagaTTTATGATTTTACATAAGATACTAAATAGAATTTAATCGATGTAGTTGACGATTTTATTTAGTGAGATACATTATTGTTGATTATGATAGCAATCACTCTTTTTTATTACTACTACTACTTTCAACAGGAAAATGTTGCATTGGAAGGAAACTTACTAAATTAAATATTCATTTTACAAAATTTATATTGATAAGTATTAAGAAGAAACCTCTTTCTTACTAAAAAAAAATTAATGTAAAATGAATTTGAATTTATCTAATAAAAATGTAAGTAAATATATTTTTCCAGTGTTATATTTGAAATATTTATTATGTTATATTATCTATCATTTTATAAAATGACAtgataaaaatatattttaatcATAACTTATTTTATTAATACAATTTATTGataaattatatattattattttttctaaGGTTTTCCCTATTATTTATGAAAACCTATGGTAGATTAATTAAAAATTTGAGtacaataatattttaataataaaaaatttaattaaaaatttATATAAATAATAGTTTTTAAAGATGAATTCATTGTGTTAAAATACAACTAATATAAACTATTAAAAATGAGATAGAGAGTAATAGTTATGTTATCTGTTTTTTTAcatgtataatatttattctctCTAACAAAATTCATGTATTATAATTAAATAAAGATATAATACATATTTTCTCTTTCTGACATAAATTTTGAAAAAATCTTCTATAATTTGAATTCTCTCATTAACTTATAACGATTCTTCTATTTTATCCCGtcaaaaaatataattatttgaAAAAAACATTGTGGCACTGCTATgtagttttttattttttaaataaatataaattaaacTGTTAAATTGacatttttatttaattatttttttaatgtcatgttttgtttttattttatttttaaatataatatttcaaataaacaaaaacaaacaaaagttTTAGAGAAGTCATGACACAAATCTCCTCAATTAACGGTGCAAAATAGCGCCTCTTATCACTAAGTCATGTTATGCATTTATTTCACTTAAATGTACATATTACTACTATCTATGTATTTTTATTTTAgtaatattttatatttaataaaaaaactATTAAATAATTTTATCCATAAATcttatatattattatttaataagcagcttttattaatattttgtatttaataaatatttttactaaacatttttatatataaatcgatattatttatttattttaatattttctTTTTACTAAACAGttttaaataaatatttagaTTACTATTTATTAAATAAATCCTATAAATAACTGTGaaacattttttttatataagtcatattttttatataaacagaattattatttatatataagtCTTATTTCATCAATTATATTTAGTACTTTGATCaaatataaattaatttattattatttaacttaattactattttatttattactattttatttaaccaaatataaataaatttataAGATTTTTATTTTAATAGAATTTAAACCTATATTATATTAAAAGTTAAACTTATCTTATAATATAAAAAAAACCTTTTCACATATAAAAAAGATAATCGTTCTATTTTATTAAATAgtaattaaattaaattatttgATAATATATAGGATTTATTTAATAAACAGTAATTTAACTATTTATATAAAATTGTCTACTAAAAAGAAAATATTAATCTGtttagtaaataataatatataaaatttatATATAAAACTGTTTAGTAAAAATGTTTATTAGATAcaaaatattattaaaataaaactgTATAAATAGTATGCTATATGTATATTGAAGTGTGAAATAAATGTATAAGAAATACCATGATTTAATGGTAAAAGGTGCTACTTTACATAGCTAGTGGACTAGATTTGAATTGTGCTTTGTCTTCTGCAAAACTTTTGCTTGTTTTTATTTATTTGGAAgatttatatttaaaaataaggaaaaataaaataaaaagctAATATAACCTAAAAAAagaataattaaaaatatatttcaATTAAATAATCCAATCCACATCacatttaaaaataataaaaaaaagcTACAAAACAGTGATACATCATTTTTCTGATTACTGAATTTTTTGAGTCGAAAGAAATCTTATAAGTAAATGAGAAAATTCAAATTCTTTTTATGGGAGAATTTTTAAAAAATCGTttgataaaataaatattaaCCCTTAAATAAATAAAAGACTATCTCATATTAAAtgattattatttattataaCTCAATGTGAATTCAAGGCGGCAGTActttatttattcattttaacGTGTAAAATTTcttattattaaaatatttataaaaaaaagatGTTGCTATCTGCCTTTGGGGTACAAGTTAAAGTTATTACTATTAAAAAATTTGTGtggaataaaataaaattttaaatttcaagaAATCAAATGCACGCGCTtcaagaaaatatttttataaatatatCATTAACTTGTGCCCTTGGAATATATGTTAGCATTAGCCCCTAGCTGAAGTCACTAGCCCCTAGTTATAGTCAAATAAAACGGAAGAGAAATTAAATGCAAGTCTGGAATTCCAGTAATTGAAGTCACTAGTTTGTTTGTTTGTGGCAGATGGAGTATGAATTGAAGATGAGCATGCAGAAACTGGCAAAAAAACTAAGACTTGGACTGGTGCAATTAAAGTAGTTTGTTCTTTGTACTACAATGACCATGAATTCAGTGATGGTTGaaataaaattcaaaaataattGCGACGTGGGAAGGAGAAGTAATGTACACGAAGTAGCTTGTATGGACAGGTTCAGACCTTGAAGGCGAGGCTATCGATGTTCATTTATGGAAAATGGGTACAACTCATGTGACTCATTCCATAGAGttaaatacaaaaaaaaattagtcaatatattttgaaataaaataaagttTTTTCTTCTTACTTTAAATGTAGTCTATTCAATATCTCTAAATTTGGAGGGTTTCAATCAAGTAATTTTAAATATATCGCGTATGTTGCAAATGATCAGATATGTTGCGACTATAAATCAAAATGTtattaaaaaatcaaaataaataatctaTTATTAGAATAAAAACCTATATTTGATTGCGACTGTATTCAAGTAGAGTGCTATTGGTAAAGTCTCATAGAAGAgtaataaaaaatatatatccATCTAATTTTCACTTCACAAAAGTAGTACTTATTATCAGTACTTATTATCATATGATATTCATGTCGTTAATATTTATATAGATTGTATAGTTTAAATATATGTGCAGAAGTTGGATTAGTGTTAACTGATTATCATGGTGGTAAATATATCATAAATTTGATATTAATGAAGTAAACACACCACAAACTTATTCTATTTTCAAAAAAGTTTatatattttgatttttaaaataaaataaattattaaatcTATTTATATGTGTATGCGCATTATTTTTCAACTCAAAACCatttttgttttatattttataacttaaattttataaataaaagaAGATAAGATTGTTGAATGTTAAATTAGGGTAAAAAATTTGAAGATCATGGTCTAAAATAAAGGGCGTGtgaagaaagaaagaaagaaactAAGCTTTAAACCAACAATATCTTTTACTCtgtttttaattaaaataataaatgatATTATAATTATAAAATATAAATGACAAGTTGTGAGATATTGAATCGAAACATAAACGTGAAGAAAGAAAAAATTAAACTTTTCAAAAGGGTGGACGGCTTATTTAGAAAAATAGAGAAATTAAACTCACAACAATAAATGAGAAGTTGTAAGATATTGGATCGAACTTTAGTATGATCGAAGGGTAGTTTTTTGGTTCGACAATTTGACAAGACCTTAGCACGTCGTCAaagtctgttcacatgttgtagtcgaaatatattaggattgttagcatgtcgaattgagCATATTTGTTATGCCTAATTGTTTAAGTTATattgttctctaagttagcttgtgtaatgggCTTGTGTGTAAAAGCTCATTAGCTTAGTGTattagttttcttataaatagcatattaGTCTCTCATCATTATATAacgcaaatcctaattagggtgaaAGAGATTATTTTCTACTCTTTAACATTTGTAATCTTGTTCTtaagagaaagtaaagaatacCAGTTTGtaaccaatttcattgtgttcttcTTGCTTCCCTCTTAtctacccttgtgggtttcttgCCGATCAAGGAACCGATTATACTTTGTTATTCCGGCATTGTTTTTCACAAAAAAATTGGTGTGATGAGCATGGAGAAGATGTCGTCAACAAAGTTtgagattgaaaagttcaccGGAGTGAACAATTTCGGTCTTTGGCGCTTGAAGATGAAAATCCTACTGGTTCAACAGGGTTGTTTAGAAGCGTTGAAGGGAGCCGAAGTTATTACCGTTGCGCTAACAGACAAAGAAAAACGACTATGGTAGAGAAAACACACATCGCCATCTTATTGAGCCTTGCTAATAAGGTTCTTCGACAAGTTTCGAATGAGACGACAACATCGGGGTTATGGGTGAAACTCAAAAGTTTGTACATGACCAAATAGTTGGTCAATCTCCTCTACCTGAAGCAAGCTATGTATTCATTCAACATGAGTGAAGATAAAGTTCGGGCTGAGTagttggatatgttcaacaagaTGATTCCTGATCTTGAAAATATCGATGTCAAGATCGAGGATGAAGATCaaacattgttgttgttgtgtgattTGCCAAGATCACATGCCCACTTCAAATAAGCTATCTTGTATGGAAGAGAGACTCTGACATTTGATGAAGTTCAATCATCCTTGTATTATAAGGATTTGAATGAACAAAAGGAGCATAAGTCGTCTTCGACTGTTGAAGGTTTGTCGGTTAAGGCAAAAGTCACAAAGAGAGATGgcaagttcgacaagaagaagggTAAAAGTCATAAGAAGTCTTATAGTGGTGATGCATTTGGTATTCGGTGTTATCACTGTAAGAAGGAGAGTCATACAAGAAAAGTGTGTCCTGAACGCCTCATGAAGGTAAGGATAATAGAAACACATCAGTTGTTCAAGATGATTTTGACTCATATGATGTTCTTTTGGTTTCAAGCGGCGACTCAAGTAAAtagtggattatggattcaggATGCACTTGGTACATGACTCTAAATAAAGACTTGTTCGAggaactatgtgatcaagatggtggatttgTATTTCTTGGAAAAAATAAAGCTTGCAAGATTGCAGGTGTTAGATCTATGAGATTCAAGCTCCACGATGAGTCAATAAGATTGTTGACTGAAGTCTGGTatgtacctgatttgaagagaaatttgatttctcttggtgaattcgaaAAGAAAGGATATATTTCAAAAGGAGAGAAAAGTATTCTAAAAGTAatgaaggggtcgaaggaagtcttaagaggcgtgaagagacaaggcttgtatacccttgaggctgAAGTTGTCAATGGCTTTGCAGATGTTACATCCACAAAACCTTTGTCAAAGACAAAAATTTGGCACATGAGATTGGGTCATGCCAGTGAAAGGGGTCTAGTCAaattggggaaacaaaatctacttggtgGAGAAAAAGTCAAAAAGGTAAAGGTTTGTGAACCAAGTGTACTTGGAAAATCTTGTAGTGTGAAGTTCACTAAAGGCAAACAAAGAACATGTGGATCCCTTAATTATATCCATGCTAATATTTG includes:
- the LOC127135306 gene encoding transcription factor bHLH18, yielding MTPMEESWTNWLCEMDPDDYGFINQSSINADTVSSFESNLKKPSKLLKTDSSSTCSYNISFENENPPPIRVEPALKPKSKTMNSKNERKRVNIQESNKKNSSFSKSSTHHIPDHIIAERKRRQKISQQFIALSALIPNLKKIDKASVLCDAIKYVKDLKEQVKLLEEQNKKKSVESMVDEDIPHTSSYNEKSKTNMLLPEVKTRLSGKNVVIRILYEKDKTVMVNVYREIEKLHLSVINASSFSFGSSLLAITIIAKMEYELKMSMQKLAKKLRLGLVQLK